In Corynebacterium guangdongense, one DNA window encodes the following:
- a CDS encoding aspartate:alanine exchanger family transporter: MTEFFRYLAEQPILLVFLLIGAGMALGGVRIRGVSLGAAAVLFLGIATAAAASSVGVETAVPPLIGTMGLVVFAFGIGNNSGVTFFQSLKTATAPVAAMVGVFLLAALLAWGLGTLVLGLDVATVAGTFAGAVTNTPALAAASEASGDAQSATVGYAVAYLFGVIGMMIVAVLVLRDAGNDDDTASPVVRMHMEISRAGGVSVAEIIATGRDQVQITRLRRADAEEIVIPDRFDILHPGDVVTVVGAPEFLDSLMPGIGRETSQVLDESRHDLDFRRITISRHDLAGRTVADLNEELAERWGARVSRVRRADQDQLAIPGYILELGDRVRVVAPSAQLPKISKFLGDSSTGLTDINPIALGLGLALGIGLGHIVVPIPGGGTFSLGAAAGVLIVALVMGRIGRIGRLVTTLPHSANTVLAELGLLLFLAQAGTNAGGQIITAFTGGSWWKILLLGVIITTVTGTGIALLMRRVMKIGATTTAGILGGAQTQPAVLAFVNNRTSADPRVALGYAMVYPAAMIAKILVAHVLASLG, translated from the coding sequence GTGACGGAATTTTTCAGGTATCTGGCGGAGCAGCCCATTTTGCTCGTTTTTCTCCTCATCGGCGCGGGCATGGCCCTGGGCGGAGTCCGGATTCGGGGGGTCAGCCTCGGCGCCGCGGCGGTGCTCTTTCTCGGCATCGCCACCGCGGCGGCCGCCTCCTCGGTCGGGGTGGAGACCGCGGTGCCGCCGCTGATCGGGACGATGGGCCTGGTGGTCTTCGCCTTCGGCATCGGGAACAACTCCGGCGTCACGTTCTTCCAGTCCCTGAAGACCGCGACGGCGCCGGTGGCGGCGATGGTCGGCGTCTTCCTCCTGGCCGCGCTCCTCGCGTGGGGCCTGGGCACCCTCGTCCTCGGCCTCGACGTCGCCACCGTCGCCGGCACCTTCGCCGGCGCGGTGACCAACACCCCGGCCCTGGCGGCGGCTTCCGAGGCTTCCGGGGACGCGCAGTCCGCGACCGTCGGGTACGCGGTGGCCTACCTCTTCGGCGTCATCGGCATGATGATCGTCGCGGTCCTCGTGCTTCGCGACGCCGGCAACGACGACGACACCGCTTCCCCGGTGGTGCGCATGCACATGGAGATTTCCCGGGCGGGCGGCGTCAGCGTCGCCGAGATCATCGCCACCGGCCGGGACCAGGTGCAGATCACGCGGCTGCGGCGGGCGGACGCCGAGGAGATCGTCATCCCTGACCGTTTCGACATCCTCCACCCCGGCGACGTGGTCACCGTCGTGGGCGCCCCGGAATTCCTCGACTCGCTCATGCCCGGGATCGGGCGGGAGACCTCCCAGGTCCTTGATGAGAGCCGCCACGACCTCGACTTCCGGCGGATCACCATTTCCCGGCACGACCTGGCCGGCCGCACCGTCGCCGACCTCAACGAGGAGCTCGCCGAGCGTTGGGGGGCCCGCGTCTCCCGGGTGCGCCGCGCCGACCAGGATCAGCTCGCGATTCCCGGCTACATCCTCGAGCTCGGCGACCGCGTCCGCGTCGTCGCCCCCTCGGCGCAGCTGCCGAAGATATCGAAGTTCCTCGGCGACTCCTCCACCGGGCTCACCGACATCAACCCCATCGCCCTGGGCCTAGGCCTGGCGCTCGGGATCGGGTTGGGCCACATCGTCGTCCCCATCCCGGGTGGCGGCACCTTTTCCCTCGGCGCCGCTGCGGGGGTGCTCATCGTCGCGCTGGTGATGGGCCGCATCGGCCGCATCGGCCGCCTGGTGACCACGCTGCCTCACTCGGCGAACACCGTGCTGGCGGAGCTGGGGCTCCTGCTCTTTCTCGCCCAGGCCGGCACCAACGCGGGCGGCCAGATCATCACGGCCTTCACCGGTGGCTCCTGGTGGAAGATTCTGCTGCTGGGCGTCATCATCACCACCGTCACCGGCACCGGCATCGCCCTCCTCATGCGCCGCGTCATGAAGATCGGCGCGACCACGACCGCAGGCATCCTCGGCGGGGCGCAGACCCAGCCGGCGGTCCTGGCCTTCGTCAACAACCGCACCTCCGCGGATCCGCGCGTCGCGCTCGGCTACGCCATGGTCTACCCTGCCGCCATGATCGCGAAGATTCTCGTGGCTCACGTTCTCGCATCACTGGGTTAG
- the pepN gene encoding aminopeptidase N has protein sequence MTYALTLADARHRSATITLESYEVHLDVTGAPTEAATYPVTVAITLSSTEPRLFLDYLGESVEAVLVDGTAVESRFDGSRLWVDVPVDKRFTVEVRGHSRYSRTGQGLHRFTDPEDGRTYLYSHFEPSDARRVYPCFDQPDLKARFRARMSVPDGWVALSNGGETAPGVFAETPPLSTYLTAFAAGEYVACRDRWRDVELAVWSRASMAQYLDEEFLEVTKQGLEFFHENYDYPYPWGKYDSVLVPEYNLGAMENPGLVTFTEKYLFRSRATRAQHAARANTILHEMCHMWFGDLVTPRWWDDLWLKESFAEFMGADASVTATDYHEAWANFAGARKNWAYTQDQLPTTHPIAAQIPDVDAARQNFDGITYAKGAAVLKQLVHFIGREEFYAGSREFFRAHEFSSASFADLLDSLSAHTSSDLSAWADAWLRTSGPDRLIPARTGSRLTITREGRRPHRLDVGAYRDGTLLERLDVRLAGPSVELSLPEGTDFVLLNDTDHTYALTGFDGQSLSWALANLSTLDDDLARAVAWTSLWNLTRDGELPVADYVEAALAHATAEPNPSMIARVLDAALVAARDYTRDEQLPTRMSERLWTLLNRCAPGSDAQLAVARVTIGALAGSTAPGATAHLRALLGGALDGLTVDNEIRWSVLAALSARGEASRAELDEELAADDTMNGHTQHLRAIWARPDEATKRAVYELATEPGRWANAEVDALIGAWLAPGSRRLRAGLTDRYFDDVGRIWAEHPIEIANRLVRGFYPDPVSDTGADSEVVDVRTDALLARELPGALRRVLLECQDGWRRRRRVRARN, from the coding sequence ATGACCTACGCACTCACGCTTGCCGACGCCCGCCACCGCAGCGCCACCATCACGCTCGAGAGCTACGAGGTGCACCTCGACGTCACCGGCGCGCCCACCGAGGCCGCCACCTACCCGGTGACCGTCGCGATCACCCTGAGCAGCACCGAACCGCGGCTCTTCCTGGATTACCTGGGGGAGAGCGTCGAGGCGGTGCTGGTGGACGGCACGGCGGTCGAATCGCGTTTCGACGGCTCCCGGCTGTGGGTGGACGTTCCCGTCGACAAGCGGTTCACCGTGGAGGTCCGCGGCCACTCGCGTTACTCGCGCACCGGGCAGGGGCTACACCGCTTCACCGACCCGGAGGACGGGCGCACCTACCTCTACTCCCACTTCGAGCCCTCCGACGCGCGCCGGGTCTACCCCTGCTTCGACCAGCCGGACCTCAAGGCCCGTTTCAGGGCGCGGATGAGCGTCCCGGACGGGTGGGTCGCCCTGTCCAACGGCGGGGAAACCGCCCCGGGCGTCTTCGCCGAGACCCCGCCGCTGTCGACCTACCTCACCGCCTTCGCGGCCGGCGAGTACGTCGCCTGCCGCGACCGATGGCGTGACGTGGAGCTGGCCGTCTGGTCGCGCGCCTCGATGGCGCAGTACCTCGACGAGGAGTTCCTGGAGGTCACGAAGCAGGGACTCGAGTTCTTCCACGAGAACTACGACTACCCCTACCCCTGGGGCAAGTACGACTCCGTGCTCGTTCCCGAATACAACCTCGGCGCCATGGAGAACCCGGGTCTGGTGACCTTCACCGAGAAATACCTCTTTCGCTCGCGCGCCACCCGAGCCCAGCACGCGGCCCGTGCCAACACGATCCTCCACGAGATGTGCCACATGTGGTTCGGCGACCTGGTCACCCCGCGCTGGTGGGACGACCTCTGGCTCAAGGAGTCCTTCGCCGAGTTCATGGGCGCCGACGCCTCCGTGACCGCCACCGACTACCACGAGGCGTGGGCCAACTTCGCCGGCGCCCGCAAGAACTGGGCGTACACCCAGGACCAGCTGCCGACCACGCACCCCATCGCCGCCCAGATTCCCGACGTCGACGCCGCCCGGCAGAACTTCGACGGCATCACCTACGCCAAGGGCGCGGCGGTACTCAAACAGCTGGTGCACTTCATCGGGCGCGAGGAATTCTACGCGGGCTCGCGCGAGTTCTTCCGCGCCCACGAGTTTTCCTCGGCGAGCTTCGCCGACCTCCTCGACTCCCTGTCCGCCCACACCTCTTCGGACCTGAGCGCCTGGGCCGACGCCTGGCTGCGCACGTCCGGCCCGGACCGGCTGATCCCGGCCCGGACCGGGTCGAGGCTGACGATCACCCGGGAGGGACGGCGGCCGCACCGCCTCGACGTCGGCGCCTACCGCGACGGCACGCTGCTGGAGCGCCTCGACGTCCGCCTCGCCGGCCCCTCCGTCGAGCTGTCCCTGCCCGAGGGCACAGACTTCGTCCTCCTCAACGACACCGACCACACCTACGCACTGACCGGCTTCGACGGGCAGTCCCTGAGCTGGGCGCTGGCCAACCTCTCGACGCTCGACGACGACCTCGCCCGCGCCGTCGCCTGGACCAGCCTGTGGAACCTCACCCGGGACGGGGAGCTGCCGGTCGCCGACTACGTCGAGGCCGCGCTGGCCCACGCCACCGCCGAACCGAACCCCTCGATGATCGCCCGCGTCCTCGACGCGGCCCTGGTCGCGGCCCGCGACTACACCCGCGACGAGCAGCTGCCGACGCGGATGTCCGAGCGGCTCTGGACGCTGCTCAACCGATGCGCCCCCGGCAGCGACGCCCAGCTCGCCGTCGCGCGCGTCACCATCGGCGCGCTGGCCGGTTCGACGGCGCCCGGGGCGACGGCGCACCTGCGCGCGCTTCTGGGCGGAGCCCTGGACGGACTCACTGTCGACAACGAAATCCGCTGGTCCGTGCTGGCCGCGCTCTCCGCCCGGGGAGAGGCCTCCCGGGCCGAACTGGACGAGGAGCTCGCCGCCGACGACACCATGAACGGCCACACCCAGCACCTGCGCGCTATCTGGGCCAGGCCCGACGAGGCCACCAAGCGCGCGGTCTATGAGCTGGCCACCGAGCCGGGCCGGTGGGCGAACGCCGAGGTCGACGCGCTGATCGGCGCCTGGCTGGCACCGGGATCCCGGAGATTGCGGGCGGGTCTCACCGACCGCTACTTCGACGACGTGGGGAGGATCTGGGCCGAACACCCCATCGAGATCGCCAACCGTCTCGTGCGCGGCTTCTACCCGGACCCGGTCAGCGACACCGGCGCTGATTCCGAGGTCGTGGACGTGCGCACCGACGCACTCCTGGCCCGCGAACTCCCGGGCGCTCTGCGCCGGGTGCTGCTGGAATGCCAGGACGGCTGGCGTCGCCGCCGCCGGGTGCGGGCGCGAAACTAG
- the rimM gene encoding ribosome maturation factor RimM (Essential for efficient processing of 16S rRNA) — translation MELMIGRVIKSHGIRGEVSVDVTTDEPELRFALGEVLHGRQANRERDLTIASARPHKGRLLLTFEEIADRTEADTLRGMRFFAEPLEDEEDDGFYDHQLEGLRVLREGEDIGEVTGVMHVGPRTTLEVRLAGGKEAMIPFVHDIVPEVDLAAGTLTVTPPEGLLEL, via the coding sequence ATGGAACTGATGATCGGCCGAGTGATCAAGTCGCACGGCATCCGCGGGGAAGTCTCCGTCGATGTCACCACCGACGAACCGGAGCTGCGCTTCGCGCTGGGTGAGGTGCTGCACGGGCGCCAGGCGAACCGCGAGCGCGACCTCACCATCGCCAGCGCGCGCCCTCACAAGGGTCGCCTGCTGCTGACCTTCGAGGAGATCGCCGACCGTACCGAGGCCGACACCCTGCGTGGCATGCGCTTCTTCGCCGAGCCCCTCGAGGACGAGGAGGACGACGGCTTCTACGACCACCAGCTCGAGGGCCTGCGCGTCCTCCGCGAGGGCGAGGACATCGGCGAGGTCACCGGCGTCATGCACGTCGGCCCACGCACCACGTTGGAGGTGCGCCTGGCCGGCGGCAAGGAGGCCATGATCCCCTTCGTCCACGACATCGTCCCCGAGGTCGACCTGGCGGCCGGGACCCTCACCGTCACCCCGCCGGAAGGACTGCTGGAACTCTGA
- a CDS encoding class I SAM-dependent methyltransferase encodes MSAVLPGHDRPVDKLGGHWILARVGKKVLRPGGRETTDYLLAHSPIAGHDVIEFAPGLGVTAAALLERGPASYVGVDADPHAAAQLQSRIPATARTVVADCAATGLPAASADVVIGEAMLTMQTDRNKLAIMREAHRLLRPGGVYAIHEMGLAPEAIPEAVKVDIRKALARSIRVNSRPLTLGEWARLADEAGFDVVSVHDTSMGLLDPTRMLADEGVLGTVRIIINIARQPDVRRRVLDMRRVFLANRDHLRGVGLILRKR; translated from the coding sequence ATGAGCGCTGTACTGCCCGGCCACGACCGCCCCGTCGACAAGCTCGGGGGCCACTGGATCCTCGCGCGCGTGGGCAAGAAGGTCCTGCGCCCCGGCGGCCGCGAAACCACCGACTACCTGCTGGCGCACTCCCCCATCGCCGGACACGACGTCATCGAGTTCGCACCCGGCCTGGGTGTGACCGCCGCCGCCCTGCTCGAGCGCGGGCCCGCAAGCTACGTCGGCGTCGACGCCGACCCGCACGCCGCCGCCCAGCTGCAGTCCCGCATCCCCGCCACCGCCCGCACCGTCGTCGCCGACTGCGCCGCCACCGGGCTGCCCGCTGCCAGCGCCGACGTCGTCATCGGCGAGGCGATGCTGACGATGCAGACCGACCGCAACAAACTGGCCATCATGCGCGAGGCTCACCGCCTCCTGCGCCCCGGCGGCGTCTACGCCATCCACGAAATGGGGCTGGCCCCCGAGGCCATCCCCGAGGCGGTGAAGGTCGACATCCGCAAGGCTCTGGCCCGCTCCATCCGGGTCAACTCCCGCCCCCTCACCCTGGGCGAGTGGGCACGGCTCGCCGACGAGGCCGGCTTCGACGTCGTCTCCGTCCACGACACCTCGATGGGACTGCTGGATCCCACGCGCATGCTCGCCGACGAAGGCGTGCTCGGCACAGTCCGTATCATCATCAACATCGCCCGCCAGCCGGACGTGCGCCGCCGCGTGCTCGACATGCGCCGGGTCTTCCTCGCCAACAGGGATCACCTGCGCGGCGTCGGCCTCATCCTGCGCAAGCGCTGA
- a CDS encoding cupin domain-containing protein — protein MTVLAVPDMTPAPDPARSRPSVIRLLQGDGANVISFGFAPGQDLPDHKAAHPITVQCLSGALDFTCGGETVRMAPGTVIHLREHVVHAVTCPADAPGDAVLLLTMLTGERHQ, from the coding sequence ATGACGGTGCTGGCCGTGCCCGACATGACCCCGGCCCCGGATCCCGCCCGCAGCCGCCCCTCCGTCATCCGCCTGCTGCAGGGCGACGGAGCCAACGTCATCTCCTTCGGCTTCGCCCCCGGCCAGGATCTGCCCGACCACAAGGCCGCCCACCCCATAACGGTGCAGTGCCTGTCCGGCGCCCTGGACTTCACCTGCGGCGGCGAGACCGTGCGGATGGCGCCGGGCACCGTCATTCACCTGCGCGAGCACGTCGTGCACGCCGTGACCTGCCCGGCCGACGCACCCGGGGACGCGGTGCTGCTGCTGACGATGCTCACGGGCGAGCGGCACCAGTAG
- a CDS encoding TIGR04053 family radical SAM/SPASM domain-containing protein has protein sequence MTSPVRQVRHDLGEKPFIAIWEVTRACQLVCAHCRADAQHEPAPGQLDTEQGKRLLEQLAGYPRPHPLVVLTGGDPFERGDLEELTAYGTALGLNVSLSPSVTPRLTRERLASLREAGGSALSLSLDGASAATHDRFRGFGGTYDATMEVAEWVNEAGYRLQINSTITDETVREAPELLQHVIAMGAKLWSVFLLVPTGRGAGLKGLGPQEKEDVMWWLADVADRIAIKTTEAPMFRRVVLQKSRGIVYEGGELYSYLTRRTAELLGPNTAPRRPRPPMAINAGSGFVFIDHVGDVYPNGFLPLKCGNVKDADVREIYSDSEVFRSLRDPSQWSGKCSVCEFAEVCGGSRSTAYALTGDPLASDETCAWVPEGVATGAARP, from the coding sequence ATGACCAGCCCCGTACGTCAGGTCCGCCACGACCTCGGCGAGAAGCCCTTCATCGCCATTTGGGAGGTCACCCGCGCCTGCCAGCTGGTCTGCGCCCACTGCCGCGCCGACGCCCAGCACGAGCCCGCCCCCGGGCAGCTCGACACGGAGCAGGGCAAGCGGCTGCTCGAGCAGCTGGCCGGCTATCCGAGGCCCCACCCGCTGGTCGTACTCACCGGCGGCGACCCTTTTGAGCGCGGTGACCTGGAGGAGCTGACCGCCTACGGAACCGCCCTGGGACTCAACGTCTCGCTCTCGCCCTCGGTCACCCCGCGCCTGACCCGCGAGCGGCTGGCCTCGCTGCGCGAGGCCGGCGGCTCCGCCCTCTCCCTGTCCCTGGACGGGGCCAGCGCGGCCACCCACGACCGTTTCCGCGGCTTCGGCGGCACCTACGACGCCACCATGGAGGTCGCCGAGTGGGTCAACGAGGCCGGCTACCGCCTCCAGATCAACTCCACCATCACCGACGAGACCGTGCGCGAGGCCCCGGAACTGCTGCAGCACGTCATCGCGATGGGGGCGAAGCTGTGGAGCGTGTTCCTGCTGGTGCCCACCGGCCGCGGCGCCGGCCTCAAGGGCCTGGGTCCGCAGGAGAAGGAGGACGTCATGTGGTGGCTGGCCGACGTCGCCGACCGCATCGCCATCAAGACGACCGAGGCGCCGATGTTCCGCCGCGTCGTCCTTCAGAAGTCACGGGGGATAGTCTATGAGGGTGGGGAGCTCTACTCCTACCTCACCCGGCGCACGGCCGAGCTGCTCGGCCCCAACACCGCGCCGCGCCGCCCGCGCCCGCCGATGGCCATCAACGCCGGCTCCGGCTTCGTGTTCATCGACCACGTCGGTGACGTCTACCCGAACGGTTTCCTGCCGCTGAAGTGCGGAAACGTCAAGGACGCCGACGTCCGCGAGATCTACTCGGACTCCGAGGTGTTCAGGTCCCTGCGGGATCCCTCGCAGTGGAGCGGGAAGTGCTCCGTCTGCGAGTTCGCCGAGGTCTGCGGCGGCTCGCGCTCGACGGCCTACGCGCTGACCGGCGACCCGCTGGCCTCGGACGAGACCTGCGCGTGGGTTCCGGAGGGGGTCGCTACTGGTGCCGCTCGCCCGTGA
- a CDS encoding TetR/AcrR family transcriptional regulator, translated as MNTVNIRKYHHGNLRAELIQAAVDLAAEHGPEGFSLRGVARHVGVSPSAAYRHFVGQDELRSEVAAVAAERLADAMRAAIGGLSDPGARLAASGRAYVDFATAEPGLFRAMLATPDFDPERPGGGGFGVLRTLVAEAGLGEDVATVAVALWATVHGLATLLTSGPLAALPEEERRELIDATLNFVGSRRGPADGVRRG; from the coding sequence GTGAACACCGTCAACATCCGGAAGTATCATCACGGAAACCTGCGGGCTGAACTTATTCAGGCCGCCGTCGACCTGGCGGCCGAGCACGGGCCGGAGGGATTCTCGCTGCGCGGCGTCGCTCGGCACGTCGGTGTCTCCCCGTCGGCGGCCTACCGGCACTTTGTGGGGCAGGACGAGCTGAGATCCGAGGTCGCCGCGGTGGCCGCGGAGCGGCTCGCCGATGCCATGCGCGCCGCGATCGGCGGCCTCTCCGATCCGGGGGCGCGGCTCGCGGCCTCCGGGCGGGCCTACGTCGACTTCGCCACCGCCGAGCCCGGCCTGTTCCGGGCGATGCTCGCCACGCCCGACTTCGATCCGGAGCGTCCGGGGGGCGGCGGCTTCGGCGTGCTGCGCACGCTGGTGGCCGAGGCCGGCCTGGGGGAGGACGTGGCCACCGTCGCCGTCGCACTCTGGGCCACCGTTCATGGCCTGGCGACGCTCCTGACCTCGGGTCCGCTGGCCGCCCTGCCGGAGGAGGAGCGGCGCGAGCTCATCGACGCCACGCTGAATTTCGTCGGCTCCCGCAGGGGCCCGGCCGACGGTGTCCGGCGGGGGTGA
- the deoD gene encoding purine-nucleoside phosphorylase: MPATTASTPHISPNGAPIAETVLLPGDPLRAKFIAEHYLEDVVQFNGVRNMLGYTGTYRGTEVSVMGSGMGIPSVSLYAYELIHTFGAKKLVRVGSCGSMREDIGLYEIVVAQAACTDSNFLAQYDIPGTFAPIASWRLLQALVDDADARGVRTHVGNILSTDAFHNVDRMAVDRWARMGVLGAEMESAGLYAVAAHAGVEALGLFTVSDNIITGEQTTPAERESAFTRMIELALPLAAL, translated from the coding sequence ATGCCGGCCACCACCGCATCCACGCCCCACATCAGCCCGAACGGAGCCCCGATCGCGGAGACGGTCCTGCTGCCCGGTGATCCGCTGCGCGCGAAGTTCATCGCCGAGCACTACCTCGAGGACGTCGTCCAGTTCAACGGCGTGCGCAACATGCTCGGCTACACCGGCACCTACCGCGGCACCGAGGTCTCCGTCATGGGCTCCGGCATGGGCATCCCCTCGGTCAGCCTCTACGCCTACGAACTCATCCACACCTTCGGCGCGAAGAAACTCGTCCGCGTCGGCTCCTGCGGCTCCATGCGCGAGGACATCGGCCTCTACGAGATCGTCGTCGCCCAGGCCGCGTGCACCGACTCCAATTTCCTGGCGCAGTACGACATCCCCGGCACCTTCGCCCCGATCGCCTCCTGGCGCCTGCTTCAGGCGCTGGTCGACGACGCCGACGCCCGCGGCGTGCGCACCCACGTCGGCAACATCCTCTCGACGGACGCCTTCCACAACGTCGACCGCATGGCCGTCGACCGGTGGGCCCGCATGGGCGTGCTCGGCGCGGAGATGGAGTCCGCCGGACTCTACGCCGTGGCCGCCCACGCCGGCGTTGAGGCGCTGGGCCTGTTCACCGTCTCCGACAACATCATCACCGGGGAACAGACCACGCCCGCGGAACGCGAGAGCGCCTTCACCCGGATGATCGAGCTCGCCCTGCCCCTGGCGGCGCTGTGA
- a CDS encoding cytidine deaminase: MRTPAALLADAGTAAANSYSPYSGFAVGAAVLTAAGEVVTGCNVENAAYGESICAERNAVTTMVARGWREIEAVAIVGLRAAPCWPCGACRQVLREFGCRRVIVESADGQPLSLDFEALLPHSFGPDALGN, translated from the coding sequence GTGAGGACCCCCGCCGCCCTGCTTGCCGATGCCGGCACCGCCGCCGCGAACTCCTACAGTCCCTATTCGGGCTTCGCGGTCGGGGCCGCCGTGCTCACCGCCGCCGGGGAGGTGGTGACCGGATGCAACGTCGAGAACGCCGCCTACGGCGAATCGATCTGCGCCGAGCGCAACGCCGTGACGACGATGGTCGCCCGGGGCTGGCGCGAGATCGAGGCTGTGGCCATCGTCGGGCTCCGGGCCGCGCCCTGCTGGCCCTGCGGGGCCTGTCGGCAGGTGCTGCGCGAGTTCGGGTGCCGAAGGGTCATCGTCGAAAGCGCGGACGGTCAACCCCTTTCACTGGACTTTGAGGCGCTGCTGCCGCATTCCTTCGGCCCGGATGCCCTGGGAAACTAG
- the rpsP gene encoding 30S ribosomal protein S16, with amino-acid sequence MAVKIKLQRIGKIRNAQYRVVIADSRTRRNGKAIENIGIYHPKEEPSVIKIDSERAQYWLGVGAQPTEPVQALLKVTGDWQKYKGEAGAEGTLKVAEEKPSKLDLFNAALAEANDGPSIEKIAEQKQKAKEEAEAKAAAEAEAAAAAEAAAAAEAEKASEEEAPAEAEGESQE; translated from the coding sequence ATGGCTGTCAAGATCAAGCTTCAGCGAATCGGTAAGATCCGCAACGCCCAGTACCGCGTCGTCATCGCCGACTCCCGTACCCGCCGCAACGGCAAGGCCATCGAGAACATCGGCATCTACCACCCGAAGGAAGAGCCGTCGGTCATCAAGATCGATTCCGAGCGCGCCCAGTACTGGCTGGGTGTCGGCGCCCAGCCGACCGAGCCGGTTCAGGCCCTGCTGAAGGTCACCGGTGACTGGCAGAAGTACAAGGGCGAGGCCGGCGCCGAGGGCACCCTGAAGGTGGCCGAGGAGAAGCCGTCCAAGCTCGACCTGTTCAACGCGGCTCTGGCCGAGGCCAACGACGGCCCGTCCATCGAGAAGATCGCTGAGCAGAAGCAGAAGGCCAAGGAGGAGGCAGAGGCTAAGGCTGCTGCCGAGGCCGAGGCTGCCGCCGCCGCTGAGGCAGCTGCCGCCGCAGAGGCCGAGAAGGCTTCCGAGGAGGAGGCTCCGGCCGAGGCTGAGGGCGAGTCCCAGGAGTAG